The Panicum virgatum strain AP13 unplaced genomic scaffold, P.virgatum_v5 scaffold_2378, whole genome shotgun sequence genome includes a region encoding these proteins:
- the LOC120694046 gene encoding protein trichome birefringence-like 28 gives MAKPPPPTSPSDPPLPTTAAPKPRPFGLLSSSARSLLAAARRSPVTTLVVAFFLLALFMYGEDVRTIAELSIDDYLYPDADLYNVSGLPPLLLPPPTCDLSDGRWVFDNVSLPAYREKECTFLTKQVTCLANGRPDDTWQYWKWQPNQCSLPTFDARRFMETMRGKRLMFVGDSLNRNQWESLVCLVQPILSKGRKKIVKRGSLTIFHAKEYRATLEFYWAPFLVESNSDNPKIHSIEHRIIRPDRIEGHAKYWKDVDYLIFNTYIWWMNTADMKVRRPNSRYWSQHDEVPRIEAYGRVFKTWSEWLNNNIDPARTSIFFMTISPLHISPNNWGNPEGIRCVKETLPYQNYSQPLDLYHDMRMFDLVVKAAASMEKVPVTVINITRMSDYRKDAHTSLYSIRQGKLLTPKQKADPEKFADCIHWCLPGVPDVWNQILYTRILSKSSWHSHYVAPPLQSLPPPAQ, from the exons atggctaaGCCACCGCCTCCCACCTCCCCCTCCGATCCCCCGCttcccaccaccgccgcccccaaGCCCCGCCCTTTcggcctcctctcctcctccgcgcgctccctcctcgccgcggcgcgccgctcCCCCGTCACCACGCTCGTcgtcgccttcttcctcctcgccctcTTCATGTACGGCGAGGACGTCCGCACCATCGCCGAGCTCTCCATCGACGACTACCTCTACCCCGACGCCGACTTGTACAATGTCTCGGGGCTTCCCCCGCTGCTGCTCCCCCCGCCCACCTGCGACCTCTCAGACGGCCGCTGGGTCTTCGACAACGTCTCGCTCCCGGCCTACAGGGAGAAGGAGTGCACCTTCCTCACCAAGCAGGTCACCTGCCTCGCCAACGGCAGACCCGACGATACATGGCAGTACTGGAAATGGCAACCCAACCAGTGCTCCCTCCCAAC GTTCGACGCTCGGAGATTCATGGAGACCATGCGCGGGAAGCGGCTCATGTTCGTGGGGGACTCGCTCAACCGCAACCAGTGGGAGTCGCTTGTGTGCCTGGTGCAGCCCATTCTGTCCAAGGGCAGGAAGAAGATCGTCAAGCGGGGCTCCCTCACCATCTTCCACGCCAAGGAGTACCGCGCCACGCTCGAGTTCTACTGGGCGCCCTTCCTCGTCGAGTCCAACTCCGACAACCCCAAGATCCACAGCATCGAGCACCGGATCATCAGGCCCGACCGTATCGAGGGCCACGCCAAGTACTGGAAGGACGTCGACTACCTCATCTTCAACACCTACATCTGGTGGATGAACACTGCTGACATGAAAGTCAG GAGACCAAATTCAAGGTATTGGTCACAGCACGACGAGGTTCCCAGGATTGAGGCATATGGACGAGTGTTCAAGACGTGGTCTGAATGGTTGAATAACAACATTGACCCTGCCCGCAcgtccatcttcttcatgacaaTTTCCCCTCTTCACATCAG CCCAAACAACTGGGGAAATCCTGAGGGGATCAGATGCGTAAAGGAGACCCTTCCGTATCAGAACTACAGCCAACCCCTGGACCTGTACCATGACATGCGGATGTTTGATCTGGTAGTAAAGGCGGCTGCCTCCATGGAGAAGGTTCCAGTCACAGTGATCAACATCACGAGGATGTCAGATTATCGGAAGGACGCCCACACATCGCTGTATTCTATCCGGCAAGGTAAGTTGCTGACACCAAAGCAGAAGGCAGACCCAGAGAAGTTTGCAGACTGCATTCATTGGTGCCTTCCCGGCGTGCCGGATGTGTGGAACCAGATACTTTACACGAGGATCCTTTCGAAATCATCTTGGCACTCTCATTATGTGGCTCCTCCCTTGCAGTCACTGCCTCCCCCTGCCCAATGA